Genomic DNA from Peribacillus simplex NBRC 15720 = DSM 1321:
TCCTGTTGCACTTTCAGAATTTTTCGAATTGGAAAAGCCGCCTCAGGCCATATTGGCAGGAAATGATATCGTACTTAATGAAGTACTGCGTTATATGAAACAGCACGAAATCAACATACCTGATGACATAGCGGTTATAGGAATCGATGATGTACCGTATGCCAGTTTCTATACACCGACCATCACAACGGTTAATCAGCCAGCCATTGAAATGGCCAACTTGGCAGCAGAGTTACTGCTTAGTCAAATCAATAAAACAGGTAAAGAGGATACAAGCGTGCATCGCTTGAAACCGACTTTGCTTTCAAGGAATTCTTGCTAGAACCGGATGTAAGAATTTCTGTGAAAAAGAAAGCGCTTTTTTGCGGGAATTCTAAACCGATTTAGTAATAGGTCATATAGGCTTTACTCTTGGTTATTAAATGGAAACGTTTCCAAAAATGCAGCTGCATTTATTGAAGCGTATAGGGGGGTACTTTATGTTTTCAAATGGTAGAGGAATGGTCATCGTTTTCTTGTTCTTGGCTGGGGTAATAAATTATCTGGACCGATCTGCACTGTCTATTGCAGCTCCGTTCATCCAAGATGATTTATCTTTAACAGCAACACAGATGGGAATTATTTTTAGTAGCTTTTCAGTTGGTTATGCCATATTTAACTTCCTTGGAGGAATGGCGTCCGATAGATGGGGTGCAAAGATTACGCTTTTCGTGGCGATGATCGTTTGGTCTTTATTCAGCGGTGCACTTGTACTGGCTGTCGGTTTTGCGAGTATGATAGTCATCCGCATACTGTTTGGGATGGGCGAAGGCCCTCTTTCTTCAACCATCAATAAAATGGTGAATAACTGGTTCCCAGCGAATCAGCGGGCATCTGTCGTTGGTTTGACGAATAGCGGGACGCCGCTTGGTGGCGCGATTGCAGGTCCAATAGTTGGATTTATTGCCATCTCATATGGATGGAGAGTTTCTTTCATTGCCATAATGGTAATTGGTCTAATATGGGCGATTTGCTGGTGGAAGTTCGTTAAAGAAAAACCAGAAGAGTCAAAAGAACAGAAACATACGGGAAAATCTTATGTAGCGGCAACATCAGAAGGAAAGGTGAAATTCACCTTTTATTTAAAACAAAAAACGGTTTTATTTACAGCTCTAGCCTTTTTTTCTTACAATTATATTCTCTTCTTTTTCTTAACTTGGTTCCCAAGCTATTTGGTGGATGCACGCGGCCTAAGTGTAGAAAATATGAGTATCATTACAGTGATTCCTTGGATTTTTGGATTCATCGGACTTGCTTTGGGTGGATTCGTGTCGGATTTCTTCTTTAAAAAATTCGCTCAAAAAGGGGTTTTATTCTCACGTAAGCTCGTGCTAGTAACATGTTTGTTCTTATCGGCGGTATGTATCGGTTTTGCCGGACTTGTATCCACAACGGTCAGTGCGGTAACACTTGTCGCACTTTCCGTCTTCTTCCTATATTTGACTGGTGCCATTTACTGGGCAATCGTCAACGATGTTGTCGACCCTGGTAATGTTGGATCTGTTGGAGGTTTTATGCATTTCTTGGCAAATACCGCAGGAATCATCGGACCGACGTTAACAGGATACATTGTTGATACCTCAGGCACATACACAGTTGCATTCTTGCTTGCAGGTGGATTGGCCATCGTTGCATCGCTTGCAGTCATCCGTTTTGTACGACCGATAGTAAAGCCTGCGTAATAGATTGTTAGAATGGAAGTGTCTCCCAAAGGAAATATCAAGGGGAGGCACTTCCATTTTTTGTGAATTAAAACTTTTCATGTTTATTAGGCATGCCTAGCGGATCCGATTTTCATTACGAAATGTAGCTGGTGTCTTTTCATTGTATTTCTTAAAGGTACGATAAAATTGGGGCATGCTTTCAAAACCACACATTTCGGCAATATTGGCAATGGTGTGATTCGTTTCCAGTAAAAGTTCCTTTGCCTTGATGATCCTTTTCGTGTTTAGATACACGATTAACCCAATTCCAGTCGTTTCCTTAAAAACCCTGCTGAAATGAGCGGGACTAACCAAAGCTTTTTGTGCAAGTATCGTCAAATTCAATGCTTCATCGATATGATCATTAATATAGATTAAAATATCTTTGATCCATTCTGAACTATAGCTATTTCCCTCGGGTAAATATTCTTTGCCATTTCTCCGGGTACGGTATAAATCAAGTATGATTTGATGAACGATCAGCAAACAAGCATGCCTTGAGCCCATTGATTGGCTAGTTGTTTCTTGCAGGATGAGTTGTAGCTGTTCCTCCATCTTTACCTGTTCCTTTTGCGGCAATGATATTTTGTAATTCTTACTCTTTTTTGTCAGGTCAAACAAATGTAAATAAGAAAAAGAATCATCAACCATATCTTTATATATCAATGTGGGACTGAAAAAAATAATGGTGGAGGTAACAGGGTCGTCCTTATTGGGTAATGCCCTATGAATGGTATTATTCGGAATCAGGAATACATCCCCTTGCTGCATATCATAAAACACATCTCCGATAAAAAACGTTCCTTTACCGTTATAAACATAAACAATTTCATAATAGTCATGCATATGATCGGACAATTCATTCTGAGGACTTTTCGTATCTTGATAGACAAAAGAAAATGGGAAGAGTAAATCATGATTTAATGCATTATGGATTTTTTTCATTTCGTTCAGCTCCTGAATGTATATTACAACAAGAATGAGTATATTTATA
This window encodes:
- a CDS encoding MFS transporter; protein product: MFSNGRGMVIVFLFLAGVINYLDRSALSIAAPFIQDDLSLTATQMGIIFSSFSVGYAIFNFLGGMASDRWGAKITLFVAMIVWSLFSGALVLAVGFASMIVIRILFGMGEGPLSSTINKMVNNWFPANQRASVVGLTNSGTPLGGAIAGPIVGFIAISYGWRVSFIAIMVIGLIWAICWWKFVKEKPEESKEQKHTGKSYVAATSEGKVKFTFYLKQKTVLFTALAFFSYNYILFFFLTWFPSYLVDARGLSVENMSIITVIPWIFGFIGLALGGFVSDFFFKKFAQKGVLFSRKLVLVTCLFLSAVCIGFAGLVSTTVSAVTLVALSVFFLYLTGAIYWAIVNDVVDPGNVGSVGGFMHFLANTAGIIGPTLTGYIVDTSGTYTVAFLLAGGLAIVASLAVIRFVRPIVKPA
- a CDS encoding AraC family transcriptional regulator produces the protein MKKIHNALNHDLLFPFSFVYQDTKSPQNELSDHMHDYYEIVYVYNGKGTFFIGDVFYDMQQGDVFLIPNNTIHRALPNKDDPVTSTIIFFSPTLIYKDMVDDSFSYLHLFDLTKKSKNYKISLPQKEQVKMEEQLQLILQETTSQSMGSRHACLLIVHQIILDLYRTRRNGKEYLPEGNSYSSEWIKDILIYINDHIDEALNLTILAQKALVSPAHFSRVFKETTGIGLIVYLNTKRIIKAKELLLETNHTIANIAEMCGFESMPQFYRTFKKYNEKTPATFRNENRIR